A single genomic interval of Microbacterium sp. BLY harbors:
- the typA gene encoding translational GTPase TypA, whose protein sequence is MAHALRSDLRNVAIVAHVDHGKTTLVDAMLRQTGSFGEHSHVEERAMDSNDLEREKGITILAKNTAITYKGKHAGGKEITINVIDTPGHADFGGEVERGLSMVDGVVLLVDASEGPLPQTRFVLRKALEAKLPVILLVNKTDRPDARIAEVEEEAHDLLLGLASDLVDDVPDLDVDALLDVPVVYASGRAGAASQNRPADGSLPDNDDLEPLFEAILEHVPAPAYDDEAPLQAWVTNLDSSPFLGRLALLRVFNGTLKKGQTVAWVRSDGSTSNARITELLKTRALERYPADSAGPGDIVAIAGFEDITIGETIADPEDIRPLPAITVDDPAISMTIGTNTSPLMGKVKGHKLTARMVKDRLDRELIGNVSLKVVDIGRPDAWEVQGRGELALAILVENMRREGFELTVGKPQVVTKKIDGKVYEPFEHLTIDTPEEHLGAITQLLANRKGRMENMTNHGTGWVRMEFVVPSRGLIGFRSEFLTTTRGTGIANAISHGYEPWAGQITTRQNGSIVADRAGVVTPFAMIALQERMSFFVQPTEEVYEGMVIGENSRADDMDVNITKEKKLTNMRSSTADNFESMTPPRLLTLEESLEFARDDECVEVTPEKVRIRKVILDQTVRGREASRLKRQDANA, encoded by the coding sequence ATGGCGCACGCCCTCCGCTCTGACCTCCGCAACGTCGCAATCGTCGCCCACGTCGACCACGGCAAGACCACGCTCGTCGACGCGATGCTCCGCCAGACGGGCTCCTTCGGCGAACACTCGCACGTGGAGGAGCGCGCCATGGACTCCAACGACCTGGAGCGTGAGAAGGGCATCACGATCCTCGCCAAGAACACGGCGATCACCTACAAGGGCAAGCACGCCGGCGGCAAGGAGATCACGATCAACGTGATCGACACCCCCGGCCACGCCGACTTCGGCGGCGAGGTCGAGCGCGGCCTGTCGATGGTCGACGGCGTCGTGCTGCTCGTGGACGCGAGCGAGGGCCCGCTGCCGCAGACCCGCTTCGTGCTGCGCAAGGCGCTCGAGGCCAAGCTCCCCGTCATCCTCCTGGTCAACAAGACCGACCGCCCGGACGCCCGGATCGCCGAGGTCGAGGAGGAGGCGCACGACCTGCTGCTGGGCCTCGCCTCCGACCTCGTCGACGACGTGCCCGACCTCGACGTCGACGCGTTGCTCGACGTCCCCGTGGTGTACGCCTCCGGCCGCGCCGGCGCCGCGTCGCAGAACCGTCCCGCGGACGGCTCGCTCCCCGACAACGACGACCTCGAGCCGCTGTTCGAGGCCATCCTCGAGCACGTCCCGGCCCCGGCCTACGACGACGAGGCGCCGCTGCAGGCCTGGGTCACGAACCTCGACTCCAGCCCGTTCCTCGGTCGTCTCGCGCTGCTGCGCGTCTTCAACGGCACGCTCAAGAAGGGCCAGACGGTCGCCTGGGTCCGCTCCGACGGCTCGACCAGCAACGCCCGGATCACCGAGCTGCTGAAGACCCGCGCCCTCGAGCGCTACCCGGCGGACTCCGCCGGCCCCGGCGACATCGTCGCCATCGCCGGCTTCGAGGACATCACGATCGGCGAGACCATCGCCGACCCCGAGGACATCCGTCCGCTGCCGGCCATCACGGTCGACGACCCCGCGATCTCCATGACGATCGGCACCAACACCTCGCCGCTCATGGGCAAGGTCAAGGGTCACAAGCTCACCGCGCGCATGGTGAAGGACCGCCTCGACCGCGAGCTCATCGGCAACGTGTCGCTCAAGGTCGTCGACATCGGCCGTCCCGACGCCTGGGAGGTGCAGGGCCGCGGCGAGCTGGCCCTCGCCATCCTCGTCGAGAACATGCGCCGCGAGGGCTTCGAGCTCACGGTCGGCAAGCCGCAGGTGGTCACCAAGAAGATCGACGGCAAGGTGTACGAGCCGTTCGAGCACCTGACCATCGACACGCCGGAGGAGCACCTCGGCGCGATCACGCAGCTTCTCGCGAACCGCAAGGGGCGCATGGAGAACATGACCAACCACGGCACCGGCTGGGTGCGCATGGAGTTCGTCGTGCCCTCGCGTGGCCTCATCGGCTTCCGCAGCGAGTTCCTCACGACCACCCGCGGCACGGGCATCGCCAACGCGATCTCGCACGGCTACGAGCCGTGGGCCGGTCAGATCACCACGCGCCAGAACGGCTCGATCGTGGCCGACCGCGCGGGTGTCGTCACCCCGTTCGCGATGATCGCGTTGCAGGAGCGCATGTCGTTCTTCGTGCAGCCCACCGAAGAGGTCTACGAGGGCATGGTCATCGGCGAGAACTCGCGCGCCGACGACATGGACGTCAACATCACCAAGGAGAAGAAGCTCACCAACATGCGCTCCTCCACGGCCGACAACTTCGAGTCGATGACGCCCCCGCGGCTGCTCACGCTCGAGGAGAGCCTGGAGTTCGCGCGCGACGACGAATGCGTCGAGGTGACTCCGGAGAAGGTCCGCATCCGCAAGGTAATCCTCGACCAGACCGTCCGCGGTCGTGAGGCCTCGCGCCTCAAGCGTCAGGACGCGAACGCCTGA
- a CDS encoding phospholipase, which translates to MLQKTRALRRASDAAAARATVTRTPLITLGAATAALVGITLTVGLASAPAAGAERSDAASVVTSQDLGREPLARIADQAVMTVADGEAAVAAAASLTAEVTKSGLDVSAAAPVDTTALEDDLETLADRSTLPLVLITVTTEQAAAETEKVVAATTALQQAFTAAQEKKAAEDAARAAEEKAAAAAAALAAANTPDGARATAQQMMADRYGWGGDQFSCLNSLWNKESGWNYQAYNNDGGATGIPQALPGSKMASAGADWQTNAATQIAWGLQYIADAYGTPCSAWGHSQAMNWY; encoded by the coding sequence TTGCTTCAGAAGACCCGTGCGCTTCGGCGCGCCTCCGACGCGGCCGCCGCTCGCGCCACCGTCACCCGGACACCCCTGATCACCCTCGGCGCCGCCACGGCCGCGCTCGTCGGCATCACCCTCACCGTCGGCCTCGCCTCGGCCCCGGCCGCCGGCGCCGAGCGCTCCGACGCCGCCTCCGTCGTCACGAGCCAGGACCTGGGGCGAGAGCCCCTCGCCCGCATCGCCGACCAGGCGGTCATGACCGTCGCGGACGGCGAGGCCGCTGTTGCCGCCGCCGCGAGCCTGACGGCCGAGGTGACGAAGTCGGGACTCGATGTGAGCGCCGCGGCGCCCGTCGACACGACCGCCCTCGAGGACGACCTTGAGACCCTCGCCGATCGTTCCACGCTCCCGCTCGTCCTCATCACGGTCACGACCGAGCAGGCCGCAGCGGAGACCGAGAAGGTCGTCGCCGCCACGACCGCCCTTCAGCAGGCCTTCACCGCCGCGCAGGAGAAGAAGGCGGCGGAGGATGCCGCCCGCGCCGCCGAGGAGAAGGCGGCGGCCGCCGCGGCCGCCCTCGCCGCCGCGAACACGCCGGACGGCGCCCGGGCCACCGCGCAGCAGATGATGGCGGACCGCTACGGCTGGGGCGGAGACCAGTTCTCCTGCCTGAACTCCCTGTGGAACAAGGAGTCCGGCTGGAACTACCAGGCGTACAACAACGATGGGGGAGCGACCGGCATCCCGCAGGCGCTGCCCGGCAGCAAGATGGCGTCGGCGGGCGCTGACTGGCAGACCAATGCCGCCACCCAGATCGCCTGGGGCCTGCAGTACATCGCCGACGCCTACGGCACCCCCTGCAGCGCCTGGGGCCACTCCCAGGCCATGAACTGGTACTGA
- a CDS encoding helix-turn-helix domain-containing protein, translating into MEDLRTRIARTLRREREAANLSVSELARRAGISKATVSQLESGAGNPSVETLWALGVALGVPFAVLVDQQANAPTLIRADDLAGVPSSAAAYSATLLSASPPGARRDVYLIQAEPGDPRRSDPHHAGTIEHVILIAGQARVGPPEDAVLLHPGDYLTYAGDVAHVFDAILPGTSAVLISELR; encoded by the coding sequence ATGGAGGATCTCCGCACCCGCATCGCCCGTACACTCCGCCGCGAGCGCGAGGCGGCGAATCTGTCCGTCTCCGAGCTCGCGCGACGGGCCGGGATCTCGAAGGCCACGGTTTCCCAGCTCGAGAGCGGCGCGGGCAATCCGAGCGTCGAGACACTGTGGGCGCTGGGCGTTGCGCTCGGCGTCCCGTTCGCCGTGCTCGTCGATCAGCAGGCCAACGCCCCCACCCTCATCCGCGCCGACGACCTCGCAGGCGTCCCCTCCTCTGCCGCGGCCTACAGCGCCACCCTCCTCTCTGCGAGCCCTCCGGGTGCGCGACGGGACGTGTACCTCATCCAGGCGGAGCCCGGGGATCCCCGCCGATCCGATCCCCATCACGCGGGCACGATCGAGCATGTGATCCTCATCGCCGGGCAGGCGCGGGTGGGTCCCCCGGAGGATGCCGTCCTGCTCCACCCCGGCGACTACCTGACCTACGCCGGCGACGTGGCCCACGTCTTCGACGCGATCCTCCCCGGCACGAGCGCCGTCCTCATCTCCGAGCTCCGCTGA
- a CDS encoding AzlC family ABC transporter permease yields MSAEREVWREALGVVLATSAYGVSFGALAVAAGLDVWQTCVLSLLMFTGGSQFAFVGVFTAGGLAALPSAIASAALLGVRNVAYGMRMSPVIGGGAARRAAAAHFTIDESTAVAIAQDDPRLRRVGFWVTGIGIFLGWNLTTLLGALVGDVLGDPKTWGLDAAAAAAFLALLWPRLRQRQAVAVGIAAAVVAAALTPFLLPGLPVLVAALVAIAVGWFNWLGAPQAAVATGREEHR; encoded by the coding sequence ATGAGCGCTGAGCGTGAGGTGTGGCGCGAGGCGCTCGGCGTCGTGCTCGCCACGAGCGCCTACGGCGTCTCCTTCGGCGCGCTCGCCGTGGCTGCAGGGCTCGATGTCTGGCAGACGTGTGTGCTCAGCCTCCTGATGTTCACCGGGGGATCCCAGTTCGCGTTCGTCGGCGTGTTCACGGCGGGAGGCCTGGCGGCTCTGCCGTCGGCGATCGCGTCGGCGGCACTCCTCGGCGTGCGCAACGTCGCCTACGGTATGCGCATGTCGCCCGTCATCGGGGGAGGGGCGGCCCGACGGGCGGCGGCCGCGCACTTCACGATCGACGAGTCGACGGCGGTCGCCATCGCGCAGGACGACCCGCGCCTGCGCCGCGTGGGGTTCTGGGTCACCGGCATCGGGATCTTCCTCGGCTGGAATCTGACGACCCTCCTCGGGGCGCTCGTCGGCGACGTGCTGGGGGATCCGAAGACGTGGGGGCTGGACGCGGCAGCGGCCGCGGCCTTCCTCGCTCTGCTGTGGCCCCGCCTGCGTCAACGGCAGGCGGTCGCCGTGGGGATCGCGGCCGCCGTCGTCGCGGCCGCCCTCACCCCGTTCCTCCTGCCGGGACTGCCCGTGCTCGTCGCCGCCCTCGTCGCGATCGCCGTCGGCTGGTTCAACTGGCTCGGTGCCCCGCAGGCGGCCGTCGCCACGGGCCGGGAGGAGCATCGATGA